In Sporosarcina sp. PTS2304, a genomic segment contains:
- a CDS encoding A24 family peptidase produces the protein MEWLIGIFFFLYGITFGSFFNVVGLRVPLKESIVTPPSHCTTCDRNLTAVDLVPVFSYVFLRGKCRGCKEKISAIYPLMELLTGMLFFYAYMHFGFQWELAVALLFISMLVILTVSDLKYMLIPNKILLPFGVAIFILRFVSPLTPWWDSLLGAVVGFGVLLLIAIVSNGGMGGGDIKLFFVIGLVLGTMQTLFTLFLAAFIGAIVGLIFLKRTKQGRKTPVPFGPSIAVAALISYFYGSEIVGWYTGLFY, from the coding sequence ATGGAATGGCTAATCGGTATATTTTTCTTCCTCTATGGTATTACGTTCGGGTCATTTTTTAATGTGGTCGGGTTGCGTGTGCCGTTGAAGGAATCTATTGTCACTCCGCCTTCGCACTGTACGACATGCGACCGTAATTTAACCGCGGTGGATTTAGTGCCGGTATTTTCTTATGTGTTTTTGCGAGGGAAATGCCGAGGATGCAAAGAGAAAATTAGTGCGATTTATCCGTTGATGGAGTTGCTGACGGGCATGTTGTTCTTTTATGCGTATATGCACTTCGGTTTTCAATGGGAACTCGCTGTAGCACTGTTATTCATTTCGATGCTCGTTATTTTAACTGTTTCTGATTTGAAATATATGCTTATCCCGAATAAAATTCTTCTGCCGTTTGGAGTAGCGATTTTCATTTTGCGTTTTGTCAGTCCATTGACGCCTTGGTGGGATAGTTTGCTTGGCGCGGTTGTTGGATTTGGCGTGTTGTTACTCATTGCGATCGTGTCGAATGGTGGGATGGGTGGCGGCGATATTAAGCTGTTTTTTGTGATCGGTTTAGTGCTAGGTACAATGCAGACGCTATTTACATTGTTTCTTGCTGCATTCATTGGTGCGATTGTCGGACTGATTTTCCTGAAACGGACGAAGCAAGGACGGAAGACGCCGGTGCCATTCGGTCCTTCCATTGCGGTCGCTGCTCTTATTTCATATTTTTATGGCAGTGAAATTGTCGGATGGTATACCGGTTTGTTTTATTAA
- a CDS encoding pilus assembly protein PilO, giving the protein MDKYISKRQQQIVLIALAVLLFGAVLYYSIFSLYLPVRDRHEQSTAQLTSERDILFALQRQLANKDGDETVSSGPLQKKVPVIPLEDALLLRIDKAEVKSDTRVQNVKFSKNEFVAEELPEEVQNLQTVLMEVELVADTYDQVDNFIYEIEEMLRIMNVETIQFKGLPEKTEAESELGEMELVISFNAFFRPDLVNLQDEAPRVDAPAAAGKDDPTTINKMRGDETVE; this is encoded by the coding sequence ATGGATAAGTATATATCGAAACGCCAACAGCAAATTGTACTCATTGCGCTAGCTGTTTTATTGTTTGGTGCAGTATTATATTATTCTATTTTCAGTTTGTATTTGCCGGTAAGAGATCGGCATGAACAATCAACGGCGCAATTGACGTCTGAACGTGATATTTTATTTGCTTTGCAAAGGCAGTTGGCGAATAAAGATGGAGACGAGACTGTTTCTTCGGGCCCGTTACAGAAGAAAGTACCTGTCATTCCGTTAGAAGATGCGCTATTGCTGCGGATAGACAAAGCGGAAGTGAAATCGGATACGCGGGTGCAAAACGTCAAGTTTAGTAAGAATGAGTTCGTTGCGGAAGAGTTGCCTGAAGAAGTGCAAAATCTGCAAACGGTGTTGATGGAAGTGGAGCTGGTCGCGGATACGTACGATCAAGTAGATAACTTCATTTATGAGATCGAAGAAATGTTGCGGATCATGAATGTCGAAACGATTCAGTTTAAAGGGTTGCCTGAAAAGACAGAAGCTGAATCCGAGCTTGGCGAGATGGAACTGGTCATTTCATTTAATGCGTTCTTCCGCCCCGATTTGGTGAATTTGCAAGATGAGGCGCCGAGAGTGGATGCCCCGGCGGCTGCGGGTAAAGACGATCCGACGACTATTAACAAAATGCGCGGCGATGAAACTGTGGAGTAA
- the pilM gene encoding type IV pilus biogenesis protein PilM, which produces MSIVSTIQRSLSSLSLPSISFGRKKRIHSLTIDDDAIRYVRIKSLHPIVLDVAREAALPPHVIHEGRIANEEALEEALDEVVRDWNLVKRNVAFLAPDAYVIIRRVTYPESVEVEDLKSHFFIEIGSTIYLPFDDPVFDVVPYIATTSQQEAILIASKESVMQSYEFALEAVKTEPVVADIAPLSLYRLAYHEYEFEGTEHILLADIRGRSLTVSIFNSHYPLFIRSMELEVPLSMTTGEELEEKQVEPMTIVAELEKLANFYRFNLAEGDAVITHLLWNGSYGETETLLQLVRERLAIEALPLVKERITCVDGTEVTADFHRVIGLALKEEV; this is translated from the coding sequence ATGTCAATCGTTTCAACTATTCAACGTTCGCTTTCTAGTCTTTCTCTTCCGTCCATTTCGTTCGGACGTAAAAAGCGTATCCATTCATTGACGATTGATGACGATGCGATTCGCTATGTCCGTATCAAATCGCTCCATCCGATTGTTCTGGATGTCGCACGTGAAGCGGCTCTTCCGCCTCACGTCATTCACGAAGGCCGGATTGCGAATGAGGAGGCGCTGGAAGAAGCGCTGGATGAAGTCGTAAGAGACTGGAATTTAGTGAAACGCAATGTTGCTTTTCTCGCACCTGATGCATACGTCATCATACGTAGAGTGACCTATCCAGAATCAGTGGAGGTAGAAGACTTAAAAAGTCATTTCTTTATTGAAATCGGCTCGACGATCTATTTGCCGTTTGATGATCCGGTATTTGATGTCGTGCCTTACATAGCTACTACTAGTCAGCAGGAGGCGATTTTAATCGCTTCTAAAGAAAGTGTTATGCAGTCGTATGAATTCGCGCTGGAAGCAGTAAAGACGGAGCCTGTCGTCGCAGATATCGCCCCTCTATCGTTGTATCGTTTGGCGTATCATGAATATGAGTTCGAAGGTACAGAGCACATATTACTCGCTGACATCCGCGGACGCAGTTTGACGGTGTCGATTTTCAATAGCCATTATCCGTTATTCATCCGTTCGATGGAGCTTGAAGTCCCGCTCAGTATGACAACGGGCGAAGAACTGGAAGAAAAGCAAGTGGAACCGATGACTATTGTCGCGGAACTCGAGAAATTAGCAAACTTCTACCGATTTAATTTGGCGGAGGGGGATGCGGTCATTACTCATTTATTATGGAACGGTTCTTATGGCGAGACTGAAACGTTGCTTCAGCTCGTGCGCGAACGTTTGGCAATTGAAGCACTTCCTTTAGTGAAGGAACGGATTACTTGCGTGGACGGTACAGAAGTGACTGCAGATTTCCACCGGGTTATCGGCCTTGCGTTGAAGGAAGAGGTGTGA
- a CDS encoding type II secretion system protein, giving the protein MKIIKSQKGLTLIELLAVLVIMGIIAAIAVPAVGKIIENNRHKATKGEALVMLRAAQLYFVETPAINSEGKQYGREWQAASLPDLVNQGYMESNGYLNDTAFVTNVTPAKICASSEGKSKVTFYNATAEEIANSGHSIHVGKEACGTREGVEGPFLVPPAGN; this is encoded by the coding sequence ATGAAGATCATAAAATCGCAAAAGGGACTCACGTTAATAGAGTTATTAGCTGTGCTCGTTATAATGGGGATCATCGCAGCTATTGCTGTTCCTGCGGTCGGGAAAATTATTGAAAACAATCGTCACAAAGCTACGAAAGGGGAAGCGTTAGTGATGTTGCGTGCTGCTCAATTGTATTTTGTGGAGACACCGGCTATTAACAGTGAAGGTAAGCAATACGGAAGAGAGTGGCAAGCTGCGTCCTTACCAGATTTAGTGAATCAAGGCTATATGGAAAGCAATGGCTATTTAAACGATACTGCCTTTGTTACGAATGTGACACCAGCAAAGATCTGCGCCTCTTCAGAAGGGAAAAGTAAAGTGACGTTCTATAATGCGACAGCTGAGGAAATCGCTAATAGCGGACATTCGATTCATGTTGGGAAGGAAGCTTGTGGTACACGCGAAGGGGTAGAAGGCCCATTTCTTGTTCCTCCTGCAGGCAATTAA
- a CDS encoding prepilin-type N-terminal cleavage/methylation domain-containing protein — protein sequence MKKFLQKKLNQKGLTLVELLAVIVILGIIAAIAVPAIGNIIENTKYNAVKADALNALNAANMYFTETPKENSVTIETLVTGGYLENAGKLPPTGTVANGNPKKISTAAIDFAGGKTVTFTGATIDSINADTTKGSAVTAQTIN from the coding sequence ATGAAAAAATTTCTACAAAAGAAGTTGAATCAAAAAGGTTTGACGCTTGTTGAGTTACTAGCAGTTATCGTTATTTTAGGGATTATCGCTGCGATTGCAGTACCAGCAATCGGAAACATTATTGAAAACACGAAGTACAACGCGGTGAAGGCCGATGCGTTGAATGCGTTGAACGCAGCTAATATGTACTTCACAGAAACTCCTAAAGAAAATTCTGTTACAATAGAAACTTTAGTTACTGGTGGTTATTTGGAAAATGCGGGAAAATTACCTCCTACTGGCACGGTAGCTAATGGTAATCCTAAGAAGATTTCTACAGCAGCAATTGATTTTGCAGGAGGAAAAACAGTAACATTTACCGGAGCTACAATTGATTCTATCAATGCAGATACTACAAAAGGTAGTGCTGTAACTGCACAAACCATCAACTAA
- a CDS encoding type II secretion system F family protein, whose translation MARFTYEGRDAKSIRRGTVIATNKRDAAIKLKGQGIRVVSIVEQQETALTKEITIGNPVKRDQLIMFLRQFSTLLQAGVTIVDAVRILSAQVEQAAFRKILTSIQEDLRTGTPLSVALGKHPKVFEPLILNMIGAGEVSGTVDEALDRLADHFEKAYRTRQKVLSAMAYPIVVGIVAIGVVIFLLWFVVPMFVDMFDSIGGQLPWLTRMVMAASEWIESYWYLLFLIISAIVVGFLLLRSNPKGKFLLDTIALRMPIFGPIVQKAALAMMTRTLSSMFSSSVPILQSLTMTERVIGNKVIGKVIGESRESMERGGSLTEPMLNHWAFPPLIPHMIAIGEETGSLDSMLAKVADFYEKEVEAATDRLKALIEPLMIVFLAAIVGTIVLAIMMPMFSMFEQIDSL comes from the coding sequence ATGGCGCGTTTTACGTATGAAGGACGGGATGCCAAGTCGATCCGTCGCGGAACTGTAATCGCAACGAATAAACGAGATGCGGCGATTAAGCTAAAAGGCCAAGGAATTCGTGTTGTGAGTATTGTGGAGCAACAAGAAACCGCGTTGACGAAAGAAATTACGATTGGGAATCCGGTCAAACGGGATCAATTGATCATGTTTTTACGGCAGTTCTCGACGCTGTTACAGGCGGGTGTCACGATTGTAGATGCTGTTCGAATTTTATCAGCGCAAGTAGAGCAAGCAGCGTTTCGCAAAATATTAACGTCGATTCAAGAAGACTTACGCACGGGAACACCGCTGTCGGTCGCTTTAGGAAAACATCCGAAAGTATTTGAACCGCTAATTCTGAATATGATTGGTGCCGGTGAAGTCTCAGGGACTGTAGATGAAGCGCTCGACCGCTTAGCAGATCACTTTGAAAAAGCGTACCGAACGAGACAGAAAGTACTATCAGCTATGGCGTATCCGATTGTAGTAGGGATTGTGGCGATTGGAGTTGTCATTTTCTTATTATGGTTTGTCGTCCCGATGTTCGTCGATATGTTTGATAGTATTGGCGGTCAATTGCCGTGGTTGACACGCATGGTTATGGCGGCCAGTGAATGGATTGAGAGTTACTGGTATTTGCTGTTTTTAATTATTTCAGCGATCGTCGTCGGATTTTTATTATTGCGCAGTAATCCGAAAGGGAAGTTTTTATTGGATACGATTGCGCTTCGTATGCCGATATTCGGTCCGATCGTGCAAAAAGCAGCTTTAGCGATGATGACACGTACATTAAGCTCGATGTTTTCTAGTTCTGTGCCGATTTTACAGTCGCTGACGATGACAGAACGAGTGATAGGGAATAAAGTCATAGGAAAAGTGATTGGGGAATCTAGGGAATCGATGGAACGAGGCGGATCATTGACTGAACCGATGCTAAATCATTGGGCATTTCCACCGTTAATTCCTCATATGATCGCAATTGGAGAAGAGACTGGTTCTTTAGACTCTATGTTGGCGAAAGTAGCAGACTTCTATGAAAAAGAAGTAGAAGCCGCGACGGATCGCTTAAAGGCGCTAATAGAACCATTAATGATTGTTTTCTTAGCGGCAATAGTTGGGACTATAGTTTTAGCAATTATGATGCCTATGTTCAGCATGTTTGAACAAATAGACAGTTTGTAA
- a CDS encoding type IV pilus twitching motility protein PilT, producing MPERINQLLTEAFTIKASDIHLTVGVPPIFRVHGDLKRYGETPLTPEETERIAHQTIPGKMLPAFKEAGQIDYSYEIPGVSRFRVNAFQQRGAISLAFRTIPTKIPTIDELNMPATLMNLASTAQGLILVTGPTGSGKSTTLAAMIRYMNETMRKHIITLEDPIEYMHEHGSSIIDQREVGFDTHSFAAGLRASLRQDPDVILVGEMRDLETISTAITAAETGHLVLATLHTWSAASTIDRIIDVFPHGQQSQIRVQLSGVLTAVVSQRLFKTIDGSGRRAATEIMINNAAVSNLIRSEKVHQIPNVIQTSRASGMHMMDHSVKSLMEQRIISYEAALPFLQGDE from the coding sequence ATGCCTGAACGGATTAATCAATTATTGACGGAAGCTTTCACTATTAAGGCATCTGATATTCATTTGACTGTAGGGGTGCCACCTATTTTTCGCGTGCATGGAGATTTAAAACGCTATGGAGAAACACCGCTCACTCCAGAAGAAACGGAAAGAATTGCACATCAAACGATACCTGGCAAAATGTTACCTGCTTTTAAAGAAGCGGGACAAATCGATTATTCCTATGAAATACCAGGTGTTTCACGTTTTCGTGTCAATGCGTTTCAACAACGTGGGGCGATTTCGTTGGCTTTCCGTACGATTCCGACAAAAATCCCAACAATCGATGAATTGAATATGCCGGCAACACTAATGAATTTAGCTAGTACAGCGCAAGGGTTAATTTTAGTAACGGGTCCGACGGGTTCGGGAAAATCCACGACGCTCGCTGCGATGATTCGGTATATGAATGAAACGATGAGGAAACATATTATTACATTGGAAGATCCGATTGAATATATGCATGAGCACGGATCTTCAATTATCGATCAGCGGGAAGTCGGCTTTGACACGCACTCGTTCGCAGCTGGTTTGCGCGCTTCTCTGCGACAAGATCCTGATGTCATTCTAGTCGGTGAAATGCGGGATTTGGAGACGATTTCTACAGCCATTACAGCAGCAGAAACCGGCCACTTAGTACTTGCGACACTGCATACATGGAGTGCGGCTTCGACGATTGATAGAATCATAGACGTCTTCCCTCATGGCCAGCAGTCGCAGATTCGCGTGCAGTTGTCCGGTGTATTAACTGCTGTTGTGTCTCAGCGTTTGTTTAAGACGATAGATGGATCAGGGCGGCGTGCTGCGACAGAAATTATGATTAACAATGCGGCGGTTTCCAATTTGATTCGATCGGAGAAAGTTCACCAAATTCCGAACGTCATTCAGACGAGCCGGGCGAGTGGAATGCATATGATGGATCATTCAGTGAAAAGTTTAATGGAGCAGCGGATTATATCCTATGAAGCGGCATTGCCGTTTTTGCAGGGAGATGAGTAA